In Deinococcus ficus, a single genomic region encodes these proteins:
- a CDS encoding RraA family protein yields the protein MTLTQDRKTDIQQRFLRVDTANVADILDEMGHLDCGLASDLWPIRERLERMAGWAYTIRGQMTPYPGTGDPKKMEAVSGLTPGHLSVWSGGGAEGVCFFGELIARGMQLRGCTGALVDGGIRDIEWLARMDFPVYARYRTPVQSIGRWAVNAWQVDIYLPGATSARVRVRPDDFILADADGALVIPQEIVETVLERAEALTEKEARIREDLDAGMSLPDVLTKYGHV from the coding sequence ATGACCCTCACCCAGGACCGGAAAACAGACATTCAGCAGCGCTTCCTGCGCGTCGACACGGCCAACGTGGCCGACATCCTCGACGAGATGGGCCACCTGGACTGCGGCCTCGCCAGCGACCTGTGGCCCATCCGCGAGCGCCTGGAACGCATGGCCGGCTGGGCCTACACCATTCGCGGGCAGATGACGCCCTACCCCGGCACCGGCGACCCGAAGAAGATGGAAGCGGTCAGTGGACTGACGCCCGGCCACCTCAGCGTCTGGAGTGGAGGGGGCGCCGAGGGCGTGTGCTTCTTCGGGGAGCTCATCGCGCGGGGCATGCAGCTGCGCGGGTGCACCGGCGCGCTCGTCGACGGCGGCATCCGCGACATCGAATGGCTGGCCCGAATGGACTTCCCCGTCTACGCCCGCTACCGCACGCCGGTGCAGTCGATCGGCCGCTGGGCCGTCAACGCCTGGCAGGTGGACATCTACCTGCCGGGCGCCACCAGCGCCCGCGTGCGCGTCCGCCCGGACGACTTCATCCTCGCCGACGCCGACGGCGCCCTGGTGATCCCACAGGAGATCGTGGAAACGGTGCTGGAACGCGCCGAAGCGCTCACCGAAAAAGAAGCGCGGATCCGCGAGGACCTGGACGCGGGCATGAGCCTTCCAGACGTCCTGACCAAGTACGGGCACGTGTAA
- a CDS encoding SDR family oxidoreductase translates to MDLTLHDQPAVVTAASAGLGYATALALAQEGARVALCSRDGQRARSAADRIEQATGRPVHAYEADVADGDALRRFIDQAAQDLGGLKVLVCNAGGPPAGSFTTLSESDWMTAFQLTLMSVVRSVDAALPHFRQGGGGRVLSIVSSSVKRPLENLTLSNAYRPAVQGLCKSLSIELATDNVQVNCLAPGRILTERIQVLDEAAARRRGTTWQAVRERSEQEIPMRRLGTPEEFGRVAAFLCSGAATYVNGSTWLVDGGAVTSF, encoded by the coding sequence ATGGACCTCACCCTTCACGATCAACCGGCAGTCGTCACGGCCGCCAGCGCCGGCCTCGGGTACGCCACCGCCCTCGCCCTCGCCCAGGAAGGCGCACGCGTGGCCCTGTGCTCCCGTGACGGCCAGCGCGCCCGCTCGGCCGCCGACCGGATCGAACAGGCGACCGGCCGCCCCGTCCACGCGTACGAAGCCGACGTCGCCGACGGGGACGCCCTGCGCCGCTTCATCGATCAGGCCGCGCAGGACCTCGGCGGCCTGAAGGTCCTCGTGTGTAACGCCGGCGGTCCCCCCGCCGGCAGCTTCACCACCCTCAGCGAGAGCGACTGGATGACCGCGTTCCAGCTCACCCTGATGAGCGTCGTCCGGAGCGTGGACGCCGCGCTGCCACACTTCCGGCAGGGGGGCGGCGGGCGCGTGCTGAGCATCGTCAGCAGCAGCGTGAAACGCCCACTGGAGAACCTGACCCTTTCCAACGCCTACCGCCCGGCCGTCCAGGGCCTGTGCAAGTCCCTGAGCATCGAACTTGCGACAGACAACGTGCAGGTCAACTGCCTGGCACCCGGCCGCATTCTCACCGAACGCATTCAGGTGCTCGACGAAGCCGCCGCCCGCCGGCGCGGCACGACCTGGCAGGCGGTCCGCGAGCGGTCCGAACAGGAAATCCCGATGCGGCGCCTCGGCACCCCCGAGGAGTTCGGGCGGGTCGCCGCCTTCCTGTGCTCCGGAGCGGCCACGTACGTCAACGGCAGCACCTGGCTCGTCGACGGCGGCGCCGTCACCTCCTTCTGA
- a CDS encoding aminopeptidase has product MTYDPDRHATLLADYCVAAQPGDRVLVSASTLALPLVEALHRTLLQRGARPVIRLSYPGQVEDVQRYASDAVLDTLHPGDVDDARAFDASIRILTPTPSAPGLDPQRAARYRAGQAPISPSRLHPRWNLTLYPTEEGARAAGMTLAEYEDFVAKAMFLDAPNPVARWGEVRAFQARLIDRLSRADEVRLTTAAGTDLRLSVKGRSWSNSDAKRNMPSGEVFTAPLETSANGTVTFDVPTLYEGVLVRGVTLTFRDGEVTDATASEGQDVLHAALQTDRGARFLGELGIGTNAGIQQPSMNILFDEKIGGTVHLAVGQAYPENGGTNTSALHWDMILDLRQGGRMQLDGEDFQVDGQFVESAVH; this is encoded by the coding sequence ATGACCTACGATCCCGACCGCCACGCCACCCTCCTCGCGGACTACTGCGTCGCGGCGCAACCTGGAGACCGCGTGCTGGTCTCCGCCAGCACCCTCGCCCTTCCCCTGGTGGAGGCCCTGCACCGCACCCTGCTGCAGCGCGGTGCGCGGCCGGTCATCCGCCTGAGCTACCCCGGCCAGGTCGAGGACGTGCAGCGCTACGCCAGCGACGCCGTTCTCGACACCCTGCATCCCGGTGACGTGGACGACGCCCGGGCCTTCGACGCCTCCATCCGCATTCTCACGCCGACCCCCTCGGCCCCCGGTCTCGACCCGCAGCGCGCCGCCCGGTACCGCGCCGGCCAGGCGCCCATCAGCCCGAGCCGCCTGCACCCCCGCTGGAACCTCACCCTGTACCCCACGGAGGAGGGCGCCCGCGCCGCCGGCATGACCCTGGCCGAGTACGAGGACTTCGTGGCCAAAGCGATGTTCCTGGACGCCCCCAACCCGGTGGCGCGCTGGGGAGAGGTGCGCGCCTTCCAGGCCCGCCTGATCGACCGGCTCAGCCGCGCCGACGAGGTCCGGCTCACCACCGCCGCAGGCACCGACCTGCGCCTGAGCGTGAAAGGCCGCTCCTGGAGCAACAGCGACGCCAAACGCAACATGCCCTCCGGCGAGGTGTTCACCGCCCCCCTGGAAACGAGTGCGAACGGCACCGTCACCTTCGACGTGCCCACCCTGTACGAGGGTGTGCTCGTGCGCGGCGTCACCTTGACCTTCCGCGACGGAGAGGTGACCGACGCGACCGCGTCCGAAGGCCAGGATGTGCTGCACGCCGCACTCCAGACGGACCGCGGAGCACGGTTTCTCGGCGAACTGGGCATCGGCACGAACGCAGGTATCCAGCAGCCCAGCATGAACATCCTGTTCGACGAGAAGATCGGCGGCACCGTCCACCTCGCCGTCGGACAGGCCTACCCGGAAAACGGCGGAACGAACACCAGCGCGCTGCACTGGGACATGATTCTCGACCTGCGGCAGGGCGGCCGGATGCAACTCGACGGCGAGGACTTCCAGGTGGACGGCCAGTTCGTCGAGTCCGCCGTTCACTAA
- a CDS encoding iron-siderophore ABC transporter substrate-binding protein, translating to MTVTHTAGSTTLPKKPVRIVALGPHALDLLLSLGVQPVGYGEASTFLKTPAFGSPIRDIKYLGSRITGSPINVGDRFNPNMEILAALKPDLIVGEDYAAPVYPQLSRLAPTLLFKGIDRNEWQKTMLVLAQALDRTQAYNTVLKAYNKGVQDTRAKLAGPFRNKKVLVVWTAGGDAKYTYTISGRSDWTGGLLNDLGLNVIDGDKRDQVISIEGLVALDPDAVIVLAAGTSTPARARTDWNANPLTSRLRATKANQVYYFDYHLFRRIRGPIAAQLIERQLLNAVPR from the coding sequence ATGACGGTCACCCACACGGCCGGGTCCACCACCCTCCCTAAAAAACCCGTCCGGATCGTGGCGCTCGGGCCGCACGCGCTGGACCTGCTGCTGTCCCTCGGCGTTCAGCCGGTCGGATACGGTGAAGCGTCGACTTTCCTGAAAACGCCGGCTTTCGGGTCGCCCATTCGTGACATCAAGTACCTGGGCAGCCGCATCACCGGCAGCCCCATCAACGTCGGTGACCGCTTCAATCCGAACATGGAGATTCTGGCTGCCCTCAAGCCCGACCTGATCGTGGGCGAGGACTACGCGGCGCCCGTCTACCCGCAGCTCAGCCGCCTGGCACCGACCCTGCTGTTCAAGGGCATTGACCGGAATGAGTGGCAGAAGACGATGCTCGTGCTGGCGCAGGCCCTGGACCGGACGCAGGCGTACAACACCGTCCTGAAGGCCTACAACAAGGGCGTTCAGGACACCCGGGCGAAACTGGCCGGACCGTTCCGGAACAAGAAGGTGCTGGTCGTGTGGACGGCGGGCGGCGACGCGAAGTACACGTACACCATCAGTGGCCGCAGCGACTGGACGGGCGGGCTGCTCAACGACCTGGGCCTGAACGTGATCGACGGGGACAAGCGGGATCAGGTGATCAGCATCGAAGGCCTGGTGGCCCTCGACCCTGACGCCGTGATCGTGCTGGCTGCCGGGACGAGCACGCCGGCGCGGGCCCGCACGGACTGGAATGCCAACCCCCTGACCAGCCGGCTGCGCGCCACGAAAGCCAACCAGGTGTACTACTTCGACTATCACCTGTTCCGGAGGATTCGTGGACCGATCGCCGCGCAGCTGATCGAGCGGCAGCTGCTGAACGCCGTTCCCCGCTGA
- a CDS encoding ArsR/SmtB family transcription factor, translating to MPSDEPFVAQTPEQARLLLDLAYAPALAVLIGKEASASEIAQVTNNSVKQVHHRLTRLVSAGLIEVVGERPRGGRPIKLYRAVSETYQVPMALTAAATVEEWLEGMQRPFLSAFRRAVADTYRFDEDNVLQIVLDDHQHLHMSLATQGNPTSHRRGYGMVRNATLKPAAIQELKRRLNDLNDWVTAQEEGGHPEATPCILALLFTPGQVEES from the coding sequence GTGCCGTCCGATGAGCCCTTCGTCGCGCAGACGCCAGAGCAGGCGCGACTGCTGCTCGACCTCGCCTATGCGCCTGCCCTGGCTGTGCTGATCGGCAAGGAAGCCAGCGCCAGCGAAATCGCCCAGGTGACCAACAACTCCGTGAAGCAGGTGCACCACCGGCTCACGCGCCTGGTAAGCGCCGGCCTGATCGAAGTTGTCGGCGAGCGCCCACGCGGTGGCCGACCGATCAAGCTGTACCGGGCGGTCAGCGAGACGTACCAGGTTCCGATGGCCCTGACCGCCGCCGCAACGGTCGAAGAATGGCTCGAGGGGATGCAGCGCCCTTTTCTGAGTGCGTTCCGCCGGGCCGTCGCGGACACGTACCGCTTCGACGAGGACAATGTCCTTCAGATAGTCCTGGACGACCACCAGCACCTCCACATGAGCCTGGCCACCCAGGGGAATCCGACCAGCCACCGCCGGGGCTACGGCATGGTCCGCAACGCCACCTTGAAACCGGCGGCCATTCAGGAACTCAAGCGGCGACTCAATGACCTCAACGACTGGGTCACGGCACAGGAAGAGGGGGGCCACCCGGAGGCGACCCCCTGCATCCTGGCGCTGCTGTTCACGCCGGGACAGGTTGAGGAAAGTTGA
- a CDS encoding MFS transporter, protein MTTPPTVDAPATLWNRHFVIWWLGTAQSSLGTALASIATSFLVLHQTGSAGAMGVNLALALIPALLSPLFGTLVDRLPLKLPLIAGNLLRAALQLGVGFAALHGDMPLWVIYSASFLTGLIGAFYGPASQGVTPRLVPAEQLQRASGLMQGASQTMQMVGTVGGGALVASIGKGPAMLLDGLSFLVFALLLLLVRLPTHTRPNQGERFWTTFQGGLKYVRGRPLLISLPVLALLLNAAFAPVQLLIPVRMEALGAGPQGFGLFFGLVLAGLASGSFLLAGLGQKVSPERASVVGMAGMGLVMLGLALSQSAPQMYVLASLLGLVNALTNVGISVLFQKWVAPEYYGRVGSLLSMVGMAGMPLILLLLAPIADRLTAGVIFGVAGIVGLSGALAWQLILRRESVNFPQPVPA, encoded by the coding sequence ATGACCACACCACCTACAGTTGACGCACCGGCCACCCTCTGGAATCGCCACTTCGTGATCTGGTGGCTGGGAACGGCGCAAAGTTCCCTGGGCACCGCGCTGGCCAGTATCGCCACCAGTTTTCTGGTGCTGCATCAGACTGGGAGTGCGGGGGCGATGGGCGTCAATCTCGCCCTGGCGCTGATACCGGCGCTGCTCTCGCCGCTCTTCGGCACCCTGGTCGACCGTCTGCCACTGAAGCTGCCATTGATCGCAGGCAACCTCCTGCGCGCCGCGCTGCAACTGGGCGTGGGATTCGCGGCCCTGCACGGGGACATGCCGTTGTGGGTCATTTACAGCGCGTCGTTCCTGACGGGACTCATTGGCGCGTTCTACGGACCGGCCAGTCAGGGCGTCACGCCCCGCCTGGTCCCCGCCGAGCAGTTGCAGCGGGCGAGTGGTCTGATGCAAGGGGCCTCGCAGACGATGCAGATGGTGGGGACGGTGGGTGGTGGTGCCCTGGTGGCCAGCATCGGCAAGGGCCCGGCCATGCTTTTGGACGGCCTGTCCTTCTTGGTCTTTGCACTGCTCCTGCTGCTGGTACGCCTCCCCACCCACACACGGCCGAATCAGGGTGAGCGGTTCTGGACGACCTTCCAGGGAGGGTTGAAGTACGTTCGCGGCCGCCCACTGTTGATCAGCCTGCCTGTGCTGGCCCTGTTGCTGAATGCTGCTTTTGCTCCGGTGCAGCTGCTGATTCCGGTCCGGATGGAAGCGCTGGGCGCTGGGCCGCAGGGGTTCGGGCTGTTCTTTGGTCTGGTGCTGGCTGGCCTGGCTTCGGGCAGCTTCCTGCTGGCCGGCCTGGGTCAGAAGGTGAGCCCCGAGCGGGCCTCGGTGGTCGGGATGGCAGGGATGGGCCTGGTGATGCTGGGCCTGGCACTTTCACAATCAGCGCCCCAGATGTATGTGCTGGCGTCCCTCCTGGGTCTGGTGAACGCACTGACGAACGTGGGCATCAGTGTGCTGTTCCAGAAATGGGTGGCGCCCGAGTATTACGGGCGGGTCGGGAGTCTGCTGAGTATGGTGGGCATGGCGGGGATGCCGCTGATCCTGCTGCTCCTCGCGCCCATTGCTGACCGGTTGACCGCCGGGGTGATCTTTGGTGTCGCGGGCATCGTGGGTTTGTCGGGCGCGCTGGCCTGGCAACTCATCTTGCGACGCGAATCGGTCAACTTTCCTCAACCTGTCCCGGCGTGA
- a CDS encoding IS3 family transposase (programmed frameshift), with translation MTNRRIHTAEFKRDAVQLARTSGNLAGTARDLGINASLLRKWMNAEQQRGESAFPGQGKQVLTPEQQEIQRLRKENEILRQEREILKKGSGLLCQRNHTMRYQFIRDHREQYRLDVMCRVLEVSVSGYHSWRRRPISKRTQQDALLQQRIRDTHQRSKGRYGAPRVHAELRAEGLRVSRKRVARLMRLGGLRAKGKRRWVQTTHSSHTMPVCPNLLARQFEVQQPNQVWASDLTFLPTREGWLYLAVTLDLHSRAVVGYAMDTQMPATLPLAALQMAARRRLPSPGLMHHSDRGSQYASGLFQAELARMRARGSMSRKGDCWDNAVVESFFSSLKRELMDENIFETREVARQAVFEFIEVFYNRQRRHSTLGYLTPHEFERQATAA, from the exons ATGACGAACCGAAGAATCCATACCGCCGAGTTCAAGCGAGATGCTGTACAACTCGCCCGAACCAGCGGCAACCTCGCGGGCACCGCCCGCGACCTGGGCATCAACGCCTCTTTGCTGCGGAAATGGATGAATGCCGAGCAGCAGAGGGGGGAATCCGCCTTCCCCGGTCAAGGGAAGCAGGTGTTGACCCCGGAGCAACAGGAGATTCAGCGACTCCGCAAAGAGAACGAGATTCTGCGTCAGGAGCGTGAAATCCTGAAAAAAG GCAGCGGCCTTCTTTGCCAAAGAAATCACACGATGAGGTACCAGTTCATCCGAGACCACCGCGAGCAGTACCGCCTGGACGTGATGTGCCGGGTCCTGGAGGTATCGGTGAGCGGGTACCACAGTTGGCGGAGAAGGCCGATTTCCAAGCGCACGCAGCAGGATGCGCTGCTCCAGCAGCGCATCCGAGACACTCACCAACGCAGCAAAGGACGTTACGGGGCACCACGCGTTCACGCAGAACTGCGAGCTGAAGGTCTCCGGGTCTCCCGGAAGCGGGTCGCGCGCCTGATGCGCCTGGGTGGTCTGCGGGCCAAAGGAAAGCGCCGTTGGGTGCAAACCACGCACAGCAGTCACACCATGCCGGTCTGCCCGAATCTGCTGGCACGCCAGTTTGAGGTGCAGCAGCCGAATCAGGTGTGGGCGTCAGACCTGACGTTCCTGCCCACCCGGGAAGGCTGGCTGTACCTGGCCGTCACCCTGGACCTGCATTCGCGGGCGGTGGTGGGCTACGCCATGGACACGCAGATGCCGGCCACCTTGCCGCTGGCTGCCCTTCAGATGGCTGCCCGGCGCCGTCTTCCATCTCCCGGTCTGATGCATCACAGTGACCGGGGCAGTCAATACGCGAGTGGGCTCTTTCAGGCAGAACTGGCCCGCATGCGGGCCAGAGGCAGTATGAGCCGCAAGGGGGATTGCTGGGACAATGCCGTGGTGGAAAGCTTCTTCAGCTCCCTGAAACGGGAGCTGATGGACGAGAACATCTTTGAGACTCGAGAGGTGGCCCGACAGGCGGTGTTCGAATTCATCGAGGTCTTCTACAACCGCCAGCGTCGCCATTCCACCCTGGGCTACTTGACGCCCCACGAGTTCGAACGGCAAGCTACAGCCGCTTAA